From one Leptospira noumeaensis genomic stretch:
- the hslU gene encoding ATP-dependent protease ATPase subunit HslU, with product MTYPTILAEVIGSGNQPEELTPRQIVEKLDEHIIGQTKAKRAVAVALRNRSRRRKLDESLREEIYPKNIIMIGPTGVGKTEIARRLSKLCGAPFLKVEATKYTEVGYVGRDVESMIRDLAMGALNLVKAEFRDHVKDKAIEKAEEIVLDAILPPIFHKKEADLNPEEKERFVSYQESREKFREKLRKGLLNEQEIEIDIPKPSAPTGMPMLQVFGAGNMEDMDNQLQSLLGDLMPKKSGKRKVKVSDARKLLTESEAEKLIDADKIQSEAVRRVEEMGIIFLDEIDKIAGREGRQGADVSREGVQRDLLPIVEGSTVNTKIGPIKTDHILFIAAGAFHMTKPSDLIPELQGRFPIRVELETLTESDFVKILTTPKSSLTKQYEALLATEGVKIEYTKDGISEIAKLAFQMNEKNENIGARRLNTIMEKLLEDTSFDAPDLPEDQKQVVINEGYVSSKLKGIIEDKDLSRFIL from the coding sequence ATGACATATCCAACCATTCTTGCTGAAGTTATCGGTTCAGGAAATCAACCAGAGGAGTTAACACCTCGTCAAATTGTAGAAAAATTGGATGAACATATCATTGGTCAAACCAAAGCCAAACGAGCTGTTGCTGTAGCCCTTCGCAATCGTTCCAGACGTCGTAAACTCGACGAGTCACTCCGAGAAGAAATTTATCCAAAAAATATCATTATGATTGGGCCAACAGGTGTAGGGAAAACCGAAATTGCACGTCGTCTTTCTAAGTTATGTGGCGCTCCTTTTTTAAAAGTAGAAGCAACTAAATATACTGAAGTGGGTTATGTAGGCCGAGACGTAGAATCCATGATTCGTGATTTGGCCATGGGTGCCTTAAATTTGGTGAAAGCCGAATTTCGTGACCATGTGAAAGACAAAGCCATTGAAAAAGCCGAAGAAATTGTCCTCGATGCGATTTTACCTCCCATCTTCCATAAAAAAGAAGCAGATCTAAATCCAGAAGAAAAAGAACGATTCGTTAGTTATCAAGAATCCAGAGAAAAGTTTAGAGAAAAACTTCGGAAAGGACTTCTTAACGAACAAGAAATTGAAATTGATATTCCAAAACCTTCGGCACCAACGGGAATGCCCATGTTGCAAGTGTTTGGTGCAGGGAATATGGAAGATATGGACAACCAATTACAAAGTTTACTGGGTGATTTGATGCCAAAAAAATCCGGGAAACGAAAGGTAAAAGTTTCGGATGCAAGGAAACTTCTCACTGAATCGGAAGCAGAAAAACTCATCGATGCAGACAAAATCCAATCGGAAGCCGTCAGGCGTGTCGAAGAGATGGGAATTATCTTTTTAGATGAAATTGATAAAATTGCCGGTCGTGAAGGAAGGCAAGGGGCAGATGTGTCTCGCGAAGGAGTCCAAAGGGACTTACTTCCGATTGTGGAAGGATCCACAGTAAATACAAAGATTGGGCCCATCAAAACAGATCATATCCTTTTTATTGCTGCTGGTGCCTTTCATATGACAAAACCATCGGATCTCATCCCGGAACTCCAAGGACGTTTTCCCATTCGTGTGGAGTTGGAAACACTCACAGAATCTGATTTTGTAAAAATCCTTACCACTCCCAAGTCTTCTCTCACCAAACAATATGAAGCCCTTCTTGCCACAGAAGGAGTAAAGATCGAATACACAAAAGATGGAATTAGTGAGATTGCAAAACTAGCCTTCCAAATGAATGAAAAAAATGAAAACATTGGGGCAAGAAGACTGAATACCATTATGGAAAAACTTTTGGAAGACACTAGTTTTGATGCACCTGACCTTCCAGAGGATCAAAAACAAGTGGTCATTAACGAAGGTTATGTGTCATCTAAACTCAAAGGAATCATTGAAGATAAGGACTTGAGCCGGTTCATTCTGTAA
- a CDS encoding tetratricopeptide repeat protein: protein MVHRNSLIFLLTFAAVLVVNCGRKERSLFEEGKKWEMVGEKTKALYYYELSLRENPDYDPVLKRMGLLLAESNQSIATAIFYLEKYHKQKKDDTEVQRELFRLYLTTGYEKEALEILEEIRFQGKKETLEFFETTYLCLTRGFKQKDYLLTLEKSPLSGDPYYAPWVRACETK, encoded by the coding sequence GTGGTTCATAGAAACTCCCTTATTTTTTTACTCACGTTTGCCGCAGTGTTAGTCGTTAATTGCGGCCGAAAGGAAAGATCCCTTTTTGAAGAGGGAAAAAAATGGGAAATGGTAGGAGAAAAAACCAAGGCCCTCTACTACTACGAACTTTCACTCCGTGAAAATCCCGACTACGATCCTGTGCTTAAAAGGATGGGACTCCTGCTTGCAGAAAGCAACCAATCCATTGCCACAGCCATTTTTTATTTGGAAAAGTATCATAAACAGAAGAAGGACGACACGGAAGTACAACGTGAACTCTTCCGACTCTATCTTACCACAGGATACGAAAAAGAAGCGCTGGAAATTTTAGAAGAAATCCGGTTCCAAGGGAAAAAAGAAACTTTGGAGTTTTTCGAAACCACCTACCTTTGCCTTACCAGAGGATTCAAACAGAAGGACTACCTACTGACCTTAGAAAAAAGCCCGCTTTCCGGGGACCCATACTACGCACCTTGGGTTCGAGCTTGCGAAACAAAATAG
- a CDS encoding bifunctional chorismate-binding protein/class IV aminotransferase: MIQTNLVTWESFEEEYRNTGGFLFEDSLSIPGYTICDWYFELHEEVQIFYSKKENLSESITNNLSKLDEFRKEGYFPCGALFFELGYFFIEGLDLDSSGLEEGTPLLHYTIYKQKKRIQYPNPNHTQRDQSAKQNIDILWTKDTYKAKWEKTKDALLLGESYELNLCFPISLSVEGDLFSYYQSLKSKQKTKYSAFYPFKDKRILSFSPELFFEVKGENIQTEPMKGTILRGTTSKQDEENKNTLLSSAKERAENVMITDLYRNDLGRIAKQGTVQVTDLFLIKGLETVWQMVSKVEAKLKDPFQWFPILKALFPSGSVIGAPKRRSFELLREFEGYNRGLYTGALFVSEMLDGLPWIRSSVTIRTIDFRNEKNIWIGNYGVGSGITVLSDAEAEYEECLAKLKFISNPNLPPFEILETMRFGHGKYFLKDLHLERMEETAIRMGFPFSKEKAEASLNLDHNPSLNEDVFRIRFLLNERGEFRLESFPFTKPKIRQRIRLGIASWPVDSNDLFLYHKTTNRSFYLKMLEECKAKSIDDCVLFDRDGRILETNIRNLFLKKGKFWFTPTLETGGLPGVFREALLRKGWVKETELFQSDLIDADEILVGNSLRGFERVELIL, from the coding sequence TTGATACAGACAAATCTAGTAACATGGGAATCTTTCGAGGAAGAATACCGAAATACCGGTGGATTTCTCTTCGAAGATTCTCTTTCCATACCAGGTTATACAATTTGTGATTGGTATTTTGAACTACACGAAGAAGTTCAAATCTTCTATTCAAAAAAAGAAAACCTATCAGAATCCATTACAAACAACTTATCCAAGTTAGATGAGTTTAGAAAAGAAGGATACTTCCCTTGCGGAGCCTTGTTTTTTGAATTGGGATATTTTTTTATCGAAGGATTGGATTTGGATTCTTCTGGGCTCGAAGAAGGAACTCCCCTACTCCACTACACTATCTATAAACAAAAAAAAAGAATTCAATACCCAAACCCAAATCATACACAAAGAGATCAATCCGCCAAACAAAACATTGATATCCTTTGGACAAAAGATACTTACAAAGCAAAATGGGAAAAAACAAAAGATGCTTTACTCTTGGGTGAAAGTTATGAATTGAATTTATGTTTTCCCATATCCCTATCAGTTGAAGGTGATTTGTTTTCCTATTACCAATCATTAAAATCAAAACAAAAAACGAAATACTCTGCCTTTTACCCTTTTAAAGACAAAAGGATTTTATCTTTTTCCCCTGAATTATTTTTTGAAGTAAAGGGAGAAAATATCCAAACAGAACCAATGAAGGGAACGATCCTTCGCGGAACCACATCCAAACAAGACGAAGAAAATAAAAACACACTACTATCTTCAGCCAAAGAAAGAGCTGAAAATGTAATGATTACGGATCTTTATCGAAACGATTTGGGAAGGATCGCCAAACAAGGAACAGTCCAGGTCACAGATCTTTTTTTAATCAAAGGTTTGGAAACGGTTTGGCAAATGGTTTCCAAAGTCGAAGCCAAACTAAAAGATCCCTTCCAATGGTTCCCCATCCTCAAAGCCTTATTTCCTTCTGGATCTGTGATTGGAGCTCCCAAACGTAGGTCTTTTGAACTTTTACGTGAATTTGAAGGGTATAATAGAGGACTTTATACGGGTGCTCTATTCGTATCAGAGATGTTAGATGGTCTTCCATGGATAAGATCCAGCGTTACCATTAGAACAATCGATTTTAGAAACGAAAAAAATATTTGGATAGGAAATTACGGAGTCGGAAGTGGAATCACTGTCCTCTCTGATGCGGAAGCAGAATATGAAGAATGCCTGGCCAAATTAAAATTCATCTCCAACCCCAACCTACCTCCATTCGAAATTTTAGAAACAATGCGATTCGGTCATGGGAAGTATTTTTTAAAAGATCTGCATTTGGAACGAATGGAAGAAACGGCAATTCGTATGGGTTTCCCTTTCTCCAAAGAGAAAGCGGAAGCAAGTTTAAATTTGGATCACAACCCTTCTTTAAATGAAGATGTTTTTCGTATCCGTTTTTTACTGAATGAAAGGGGCGAATTCCGATTGGAAAGTTTCCCTTTCACAAAACCAAAAATTCGTCAAAGAATCCGGCTAGGAATTGCTAGTTGGCCCGTGGATTCCAATGACTTGTTTTTATACCACAAAACAACAAACAGATCTTTTTATTTAAAAATGTTAGAAGAATGTAAAGCCAAATCCATTGATGATTGTGTTTTGTTTGATCGAGATGGGCGGATCTTAGAAACCAACATTCGAAATCTATTTTTGAAAAAAGGAAAGTTTTGGTTTACTCCAACTCTGGAAACCGGAGGCCTACCCGGTGTGTTCCGAGAAGCACTTCTCCGAAAGGGATGGGTCAAAGAAACTGAACTTTTTCAATCGGATTTGATAGATGCAGACGAGATCCTTGTGGGAAATTCCCTTCGCGGTTTTGAAAGAGTGGAACTAATTCTTTAG
- a CDS encoding biotin/lipoyl-containing protein, translating into MKEFLLKTPDLGDTEKIELVRWLLKVGDSVSKGDEMIELVTDKAAFPVESPHSGTLKKIIIQEGSVVKKGDILGIMDINE; encoded by the coding sequence ATGAAAGAATTCCTTTTAAAAACTCCAGATTTGGGTGATACAGAAAAGATCGAATTGGTTCGTTGGCTCCTAAAGGTAGGTGATTCCGTGTCAAAAGGGGACGAAATGATCGAACTTGTGACGGACAAAGCAGCTTTTCCCGTAGAGTCTCCTCATTCGGGAACCTTAAAAAAAATCATAATTCAAGAAGGATCTGTAGTGAAAAAAGGAGATATCCTCGGAATTATGGATATTAACGAATGA
- the hslV gene encoding ATP-dependent protease subunit HslV, whose product METIHATTILSVRKNGKIAVGGDGQVSMGNTVMKHTARKVRRLYNGKVIAGFAGSAADAFTLFELFEKKLIEHGGSVSRAAVELAREWRMDRMLRRLEALLIVCDANESFLISGTGDVISPDDGVLAIGSGGNFALSAARALVQNTDMDPKDIITKAMQITADICIYTNHNLVIEEL is encoded by the coding sequence ATGGAAACAATTCATGCAACGACCATCCTTTCGGTTCGTAAAAACGGTAAAATTGCTGTAGGCGGTGACGGTCAGGTGTCCATGGGGAATACCGTGATGAAACATACCGCCAGAAAAGTCAGAAGACTTTACAACGGTAAGGTGATCGCTGGGTTTGCAGGAAGTGCTGCCGATGCATTCACACTCTTTGAACTTTTTGAAAAAAAATTAATCGAACATGGTGGATCTGTGTCTCGTGCAGCAGTGGAACTAGCTCGTGAATGGAGGATGGACCGGATGTTACGAAGGCTTGAAGCCCTCCTGATTGTTTGTGATGCCAATGAATCTTTTTTAATTTCAGGAACGGGGGACGTCATCTCGCCGGATGATGGAGTGCTTGCCATTGGTTCTGGTGGGAATTTTGCACTTTCTGCAGCTCGTGCCCTTGTCCAAAACACAGATATGGACCCGAAAGATATTATAACAAAAGCAATGCAAATCACAGCAGATATCTGCATATACACTAACCATAATTTGGTGATTGAGGAATTATAA
- a CDS encoding peptide chain release factor family protein yields the protein MEVLGISEKDLSERFIKSGGKGGQNVNKVSTAVHLVHIPTGKQIKCSVYRTQGLNRYKARDLLCLELERKWNQAESDAFVQKLRKKKQDKHRKSIKKKLEKEKTEWNEPM from the coding sequence ATGGAAGTACTAGGAATTTCTGAAAAAGACCTAAGCGAACGATTCATTAAGTCCGGCGGCAAAGGCGGACAAAACGTTAATAAAGTTTCCACTGCGGTGCATTTGGTACATATCCCCACAGGGAAACAAATCAAATGTTCCGTCTATAGAACTCAAGGTCTCAATCGTTATAAGGCGAGAGACTTGTTGTGTTTAGAGCTGGAACGAAAGTGGAACCAAGCTGAATCGGATGCATTTGTCCAAAAACTTCGAAAGAAAAAACAGGACAAACATCGTAAGTCCATAAAGAAGAAATTGGAGAAAGAAAAAACAGAATGGAACGAACCTATGTAA
- a CDS encoding metallophosphoesterase family protein, producing MKILHISDLHFPKKLSLFSLRGKAIVGYLSYRLRRKSKHPLVLISAMVEAISKLEYDALVISGDLTNVSHPGEFENAKEILKPLLTDKTFLIPGNHDRYQKRAIGPNPLFEKTFSEWMGTSLDPNLYIRSKKIAGKVFIGWDSNFAIPRITANGYVAPEVITKTVQSIEEPYILVCHHPLWNPKSEIESRGHRMLNRAEVIDKLKANPPQLYLHGHTHTNWVKLPGVRAPFPIVNSASSTRLSDRSHECGFHIIEVGKPIQYRRFIYSEDQFIETNPIFYEESEGVI from the coding sequence ATGAAAATCCTTCACATTTCCGACTTACATTTCCCGAAGAAACTATCTTTGTTTTCTCTTCGTGGAAAAGCCATTGTCGGTTATCTTAGCTACAGGTTGAGACGTAAATCAAAACACCCGCTTGTACTAATTTCTGCTATGGTTGAAGCCATTAGTAAATTAGAATATGATGCTCTCGTTATTTCTGGTGATTTAACAAATGTTTCTCACCCAGGTGAGTTTGAAAATGCTAAGGAAATTTTAAAACCTTTACTTACGGACAAAACGTTCTTAATTCCCGGAAACCATGACCGTTACCAAAAACGAGCCATCGGCCCAAATCCCTTATTTGAAAAAACATTTAGTGAGTGGATGGGAACTTCCTTAGATCCAAATTTATACATTCGTTCTAAAAAAATTGCAGGAAAAGTTTTTATTGGTTGGGATTCCAATTTTGCCATCCCACGAATCACTGCCAACGGTTATGTGGCACCTGAGGTGATCACAAAAACGGTTCAATCCATAGAAGAACCTTATATTTTAGTTTGTCATCACCCTCTTTGGAATCCAAAATCAGAAATTGAATCCAGAGGGCACCGTATGTTAAACCGTGCGGAAGTCATCGACAAACTAAAAGCCAATCCACCACAACTCTATTTACATGGGCATACTCATACCAATTGGGTCAAACTTCCTGGAGTGCGAGCTCCGTTTCCGATAGTCAATTCGGCATCGAGTACAAGGTTATCCGATAGAAGTCATGAATGTGGATTTCATATCATAGAGGTTGGGAAGCCAATCCAATACCGTCGTTTCATTTATTCAGAAGATCAATTCATCGAGACAAATCCGATTTTTTATGAAGAATCGGAAGGTGTCATTTAA
- a CDS encoding ATP-binding protein — translation MSNQNKPTDYSKVVRIQIPSNPRFVSHTRNYFFNLCLEHGFSLFDSMDLKLVIGEAIVNIIRHAYSGQPNKPIFIEMQFDKDRVEIKLRDYGKKVEPKDLRSFDLSDYREHGIGLFMIKELTDYYFLDQSFEVGNQMVLIKRK, via the coding sequence ATGTCGAACCAAAATAAACCCACGGACTACAGTAAAGTAGTCCGTATCCAAATTCCATCCAACCCCCGTTTTGTTTCTCACACTCGTAACTACTTTTTTAATCTTTGTTTAGAACACGGATTTTCCCTTTTTGATTCCATGGATTTAAAACTGGTGATCGGGGAAGCCATTGTGAATATCATTCGCCATGCTTATTCAGGCCAACCAAACAAACCCATTTTTATTGAAATGCAATTTGATAAGGACAGAGTCGAAATCAAACTTAGGGACTATGGGAAAAAAGTCGAACCAAAAGACCTTCGCAGTTTTGATCTGAGCGATTACCGCGAACATGGGATTGGACTTTTTATGATTAAAGAACTCACCGATTATTATTTTCTCGACCAATCATTTGAAGTGGGGAACCAAATGGTTCTCATCAAAAGAAAGTAA
- a CDS encoding Mrp/NBP35 family ATP-binding protein yields the protein MANAKVDLTTIQRQLMQVKHPELKKDIVSLGMVASVTPTDDGIEILIKTPNNDRRLQIGLEAQTRQLISKIDGAGKVKIKFEVDQNLKMEDGNRIIGVKKVIAVGSGKGGVGKSTVTANLASTLALNGKKVGILDADIYGPSLGKMFGINGRVALKSEEDKIYPIEKHGIKLISFSFLVTEDQPVVWRGPMLGKAIEQFLYDVVWGELDYLFIDLPPGTGDVQLSLAQLIDLDGAVIVTTPQEVAVLDAGRAAAMFKQVKVPILGVVENMSGFACPKCGHVTDVFSKGGGEKLSKQVGVPELGSVPLTLDVMSSGESGKPALLDAKESPLKEAYFRIAKNLEDQIAAWED from the coding sequence ATGGCTAATGCAAAAGTAGATTTAACAACCATCCAAAGACAACTCATGCAGGTGAAACATCCTGAGTTAAAAAAAGACATCGTAAGTTTGGGAATGGTGGCATCAGTCACACCCACTGATGACGGGATAGAGATTCTCATCAAAACTCCAAACAATGATAGACGATTACAAATTGGACTGGAAGCACAAACAAGACAGCTCATCTCCAAAATTGATGGTGCCGGTAAGGTCAAAATTAAATTTGAAGTAGACCAAAACCTAAAGATGGAAGATGGCAATCGCATCATCGGTGTTAAAAAGGTGATTGCTGTGGGATCTGGAAAAGGTGGGGTGGGAAAATCAACGGTTACTGCAAATTTAGCCTCCACACTGGCGTTGAACGGAAAGAAGGTGGGAATCCTTGATGCTGATATCTATGGACCATCACTTGGAAAGATGTTTGGAATCAATGGCCGTGTGGCACTCAAGTCTGAAGAAGATAAAATTTATCCCATCGAAAAACACGGAATCAAACTCATATCTTTTTCCTTTCTTGTAACAGAAGACCAACCCGTTGTATGGCGTGGACCCATGCTTGGAAAGGCCATTGAACAGTTTTTATATGATGTGGTCTGGGGAGAGTTAGATTATCTTTTCATCGACTTACCACCAGGAACGGGAGATGTCCAACTCTCTCTTGCCCAACTCATTGATTTGGATGGGGCAGTCATTGTGACAACTCCGCAAGAAGTAGCAGTCCTTGATGCAGGTCGTGCTGCCGCCATGTTCAAACAGGTAAAAGTACCAATCCTTGGAGTTGTAGAAAATATGTCTGGGTTTGCATGCCCGAAATGTGGCCATGTAACAGATGTTTTTTCCAAAGGAGGAGGGGAAAAACTCTCGAAACAAGTGGGTGTTCCTGAACTTGGATCGGTTCCTTTGACCCTAGATGTGATGAGTTCTGGCGAGTCGGGAAAACCTGCCCTGCTTGACGCAAAAGAATCTCCTTTAAAAGAAGCATATTTCCGCATTGCAAAAAATTTGGAAGACCAAATCGCTGCGTGGGAAGATTAA
- the trxB gene encoding thioredoxin-disulfide reductase: MNHKVVIIGSGPAGHTAAIYAARANLNPVMYEGFMAGGVAAGGQLTTTTEVENFPGFPEGIDGTKLTQLFREQSVKYGTTIHTQTITKVDFSKRPFTIWSDDEEIKAESVIIATGATAKRMHVPGEETFWQRGISACAVCDGALPIYRNKALAVVGGGDSAVEEANHLTKFASKVYLVVRRDQLRASQIMQKRAMEHPKIEILWNQTVVEAKGGAGGLTSIVLENTKDKSKKDLEVGGLFYAIGHVPNTEVFKGQLDLDETGYIITKPGTTQTNVEGVFAAGDVQDKVYRQAITAAGSGCMSALEAERWLEGH; encoded by the coding sequence ATGAACCATAAAGTTGTCATCATCGGATCAGGTCCAGCAGGACATACAGCGGCCATCTACGCAGCCAGAGCCAATCTAAACCCGGTGATGTATGAAGGATTTATGGCAGGTGGTGTGGCCGCCGGTGGGCAACTCACAACCACGACGGAAGTGGAAAACTTTCCTGGTTTCCCAGAAGGAATCGACGGAACCAAACTCACCCAACTCTTTCGAGAACAATCTGTAAAATACGGAACCACCATCCACACCCAAACCATCACCAAAGTGGATTTTTCCAAACGCCCTTTTACCATTTGGTCTGACGACGAAGAAATCAAAGCGGAATCCGTGATCATTGCCACAGGTGCCACTGCCAAACGAATGCACGTCCCGGGAGAAGAAACTTTCTGGCAACGCGGGATCTCCGCTTGTGCCGTTTGTGACGGCGCCCTCCCTATTTACCGAAACAAAGCACTTGCTGTTGTGGGAGGGGGTGACTCGGCCGTAGAAGAAGCAAACCATCTCACAAAGTTTGCGTCCAAAGTGTACTTAGTCGTGCGACGTGACCAACTCCGTGCTTCCCAAATCATGCAAAAACGTGCCATGGAACATCCGAAAATTGAAATCCTTTGGAACCAAACCGTTGTGGAAGCCAAAGGTGGAGCGGGCGGACTTACATCCATTGTCCTCGAAAACACAAAAGACAAATCAAAAAAAGATTTAGAGGTGGGTGGACTTTTTTATGCGATTGGACATGTTCCCAATACAGAAGTATTTAAAGGCCAATTGGATTTAGATGAAACAGGTTATATCATCACAAAACCAGGAACTACACAAACCAATGTGGAAGGTGTGTTCGCGGCAGGTGATGTTCAGGACAAAGTGTACCGCCAAGCAATTACTGCCGCAGGTAGTGGTTGTATGTCGGCACTTGAAGCAGAACGTTGGTTAGAAGGTCACTAA
- the xerD gene encoding site-specific tyrosine recombinase XerD, with product MGSKLPVSQNQLLQTFQEYLSVEKGLSDNSIYSYGYDLNKFAIFLEKEHINFLEVKANDIMRFLEEERERKISAKTLAREVVAIRQFYKYLRDEKRLDSNPTEKIETPEVARTIPDYLTQSEIDELFRNIKEDNLYELRDKCIFELLYSSGLRISEACNLKMTDIDMENMTITVEGKGGRQRLVPFGEKSLEILKKYLVESRTEILKKRTCEFVFVSKKGSYINRKSVWRLLNHYIKRTKIKKKVTPHTLRHSFATHLLENHADLKSVQELLGHIDISTTQIYTHMANKTLKEVHKKFHPRG from the coding sequence ATGGGTTCCAAATTGCCAGTTTCTCAAAATCAGCTTTTACAAACATTCCAAGAGTACCTGTCCGTAGAAAAAGGACTGAGCGATAATTCGATATATTCCTACGGATACGATCTTAACAAGTTCGCGATCTTCTTGGAAAAGGAACATATCAACTTTTTAGAAGTAAAAGCAAACGACATTATGCGTTTTCTAGAAGAAGAAAGAGAACGTAAAATCTCCGCAAAAACACTGGCTCGCGAAGTGGTCGCCATCAGGCAGTTTTATAAGTATCTTCGCGATGAAAAAAGGTTAGATTCCAACCCAACCGAAAAAATTGAAACTCCTGAAGTTGCAAGAACCATTCCTGATTATTTAACGCAAAGCGAAATTGATGAACTCTTTCGTAATATCAAAGAGGACAATTTGTACGAACTTCGTGATAAATGTATCTTTGAACTTCTTTACTCTTCTGGCCTTCGTATTTCTGAAGCATGTAACCTAAAGATGACCGATATCGACATGGAAAACATGACGATCACTGTAGAAGGAAAAGGAGGACGCCAACGTCTAGTTCCTTTTGGTGAGAAGTCTTTGGAGATTTTGAAAAAATATCTTGTGGAAAGCCGCACAGAAATTTTGAAAAAAAGAACTTGTGAATTTGTTTTTGTATCAAAAAAAGGATCGTATATCAATCGTAAGTCGGTATGGCGCCTTTTAAACCACTACATCAAACGTACAAAAATTAAGAAAAAAGTAACACCACACACTCTTCGCCACTCATTTGCTACTCACCTACTTGAGAACCATGCAGACCTCAAATCGGTACAGGAACTTTTGGGTCATATCGATATTTCGACGACTCAAATTTACACTCATATGGCAAATAAAACTCTGAAGGAAGTTCATAAGAAATTCCATCCTAGAGGATAA